In a single window of the Olivibacter sp. SDN3 genome:
- a CDS encoding DEAD/DEAH box helicase encodes MLRIDTQKPYTLVYSLCQHEFLGYLIEPHIVQMNPNGEFSLTYQRIFTNTAEEYAAAIDESDRKIIRLLDELEQSELIKKMHKKTIRPREFFSKVFDKKLFDYIRPKIDRKLSDVLTLIKQKPLYLMSKEGWPVERTLTIADEPASVLFHFRRNEEETRYFPTIKFKGMRIEFMFKNAQVVSNEPAWLLLENTLYFFDQALDGKKLSPFLNKRYISIPRNTEYNYFDRFVRLLVTKHHVYAEGFEIKTYQHEASPILKLVTTPLGDSFAQLQFKYGPYVFDAGSDHKVTVRMEYKASEDLYIFHRIKRSLRWEEKHLQDLLDLGLYKVDPLFNNLNVKPTKSSQEPSKTHLLINWINVNHSLLKTKGYHIEQKDDNPKKFLLGNTKIDLEIDEKNDWFDVNAIVRFGSFEIPFTHLRDHILRQKREYLLPSGEVAIIPEAWFSQFSNFFHFSVSKSKIQLQKHHIGLISDLNEHPINGLAMERKLQRLHDFESIQDVSVPEYFKGNLRSYQKAGYNWFHFLKSYHFGGCLADDMGLGKTIQTLALLQKEKEEHLTAGNHKTSLIIMPTSLIYNWLSEAEKFTPDLKILIHTGPNRVKTASTFAPFDIIFTTYGITRIDESLLQEFYFHYVILDESQNIKNPSSKSFKAVRQLNSKNRLILSGTPVENSVGDLWSQMSFLNPGLLGGHSHFQSEFVIPIEKKKDEEKARRLQALIKPFVLRRTKNQVATELPPKTEHIFYCKMTDEQTEYYEKVKSEYRNILLEQSIDELVVKSQIQVLQGLSKLRQLANHPLMIDEHYSGESGKFENVIHTLENILSRGHKVLIFSQFVKQLDIYRKYFNKKKIQYAYLDGATKNRKEVVNDFRKNANIKLFLISIKAGGVGLNLIEADYVFILDPWWNPAVEQQAIDRSHRIGQTKSVFIYKFITKDSVEEKILALQNRKKIIAEQLVTTEESFVKSLSTEDIKELLT; translated from the coding sequence ATGTTAAGGATAGATACGCAAAAACCATATACATTAGTTTATTCTCTTTGCCAGCATGAATTTTTGGGGTATTTAATCGAACCTCACATTGTACAGATGAATCCAAATGGTGAATTTTCTCTCACCTATCAGCGTATTTTCACCAATACTGCGGAAGAGTATGCCGCAGCGATAGACGAAAGCGATCGCAAAATCATCCGTCTTTTAGATGAATTGGAACAATCTGAGCTGATAAAAAAGATGCATAAAAAAACGATCCGTCCAAGAGAATTCTTTAGTAAGGTATTCGATAAGAAGCTATTCGACTATATACGACCTAAAATTGACAGAAAGCTGTCTGATGTTTTGACACTCATTAAACAGAAGCCGTTATATCTCATGAGTAAAGAAGGCTGGCCTGTCGAAAGAACATTGACAATTGCGGATGAGCCTGCTTCGGTTTTATTTCATTTCCGCCGTAACGAAGAAGAGACACGTTACTTCCCAACAATTAAATTTAAGGGTATGCGCATCGAGTTTATGTTTAAAAATGCGCAAGTAGTGAGCAATGAGCCAGCCTGGCTTCTTTTGGAAAATACGTTATACTTTTTTGATCAAGCATTAGATGGCAAAAAGCTTTCTCCATTTTTAAATAAACGTTACATCAGTATCCCCAGAAATACAGAATATAATTACTTCGACAGGTTTGTGCGTCTGTTGGTAACTAAACATCACGTTTATGCAGAAGGCTTTGAAATTAAAACATATCAACATGAGGCCTCCCCTATCTTGAAACTGGTAACCACCCCACTTGGCGACTCTTTTGCCCAGCTACAGTTTAAATATGGTCCTTACGTCTTCGATGCAGGAAGTGACCATAAAGTTACTGTTCGTATGGAATATAAAGCATCTGAAGATCTGTATATCTTCCATCGCATCAAACGTTCACTCAGATGGGAGGAGAAACACTTACAAGACCTACTTGATCTTGGCCTATATAAGGTTGATCCTTTGTTCAATAATTTAAATGTTAAACCGACTAAAAGTTCTCAGGAACCATCTAAGACACATTTATTGATTAACTGGATAAATGTCAACCACTCCCTACTAAAAACGAAGGGATACCATATAGAACAAAAAGATGACAACCCTAAAAAATTCCTTTTGGGTAATACTAAAATAGACTTAGAGATCGATGAAAAGAATGACTGGTTTGACGTAAATGCAATTGTTCGTTTCGGCTCCTTTGAGATTCCTTTCACACACCTTAGAGATCATATATTACGCCAAAAGAGGGAGTATCTTTTACCATCGGGAGAGGTAGCGATCATCCCTGAGGCCTGGTTTTCGCAGTTTAGCAATTTTTTCCATTTTTCGGTCAGTAAAAGTAAAATCCAGTTACAGAAGCATCACATAGGCCTTATTAGCGACTTAAACGAGCATCCTATCAACGGACTAGCTATGGAACGCAAATTACAACGCTTGCATGATTTTGAAAGTATCCAAGACGTAAGTGTTCCAGAGTACTTTAAGGGAAACCTGAGGAGCTACCAAAAAGCAGGATATAACTGGTTTCATTTTCTAAAAAGTTATCATTTTGGGGGGTGTTTAGCCGACGATATGGGTCTGGGTAAAACGATTCAAACACTTGCCCTGCTACAAAAGGAAAAAGAAGAGCACCTTACAGCAGGCAATCATAAAACATCGTTAATAATCATGCCTACATCACTTATTTACAACTGGTTGAGTGAAGCTGAAAAATTCACACCAGATCTAAAAATATTGATACATACAGGCCCAAATAGAGTAAAAACAGCTAGTACCTTTGCTCCTTTCGACATCATTTTCACTACTTATGGAATTACCCGAATCGACGAATCGTTATTACAAGAATTTTACTTTCATTACGTCATTTTAGATGAAAGCCAAAACATTAAAAACCCCAGTTCGAAGTCATTCAAAGCAGTGCGGCAGCTAAACAGCAAAAATCGATTAATATTAAGCGGAACACCTGTAGAAAATTCAGTGGGCGATCTATGGTCACAAATGTCATTCCTAAACCCTGGTTTACTTGGGGGGCACTCCCATTTCCAAAGTGAGTTCGTCATTCCAATAGAAAAAAAGAAAGACGAGGAGAAAGCAAGAAGGCTTCAAGCGCTTATCAAACCCTTTGTCTTAAGGCGTACGAAAAATCAGGTCGCTACTGAATTACCTCCAAAAACTGAGCATATTTTCTATTGTAAAATGACTGATGAGCAAACGGAATACTATGAAAAGGTCAAGTCGGAATATAGAAATATATTATTGGAGCAATCAATCGACGAATTGGTGGTTAAATCACAAATACAGGTATTACAGGGCCTGAGCAAACTGAGGCAATTAGCTAATCATCCGCTTATGATAGACGAGCATTATAGTGGTGAATCAGGTAAATTCGAAAATGTAATCCATACATTGGAGAACATATTATCAAGGGGTCATAAAGTTTTAATTTTTTCACAATTTGTTAAACAACTCGACATCTATCGTAAATATTTCAATAAAAAGAAAATTCAGTACGCCTATCTTGATGGAGCTACCAAAAACAGAAAAGAGGTTGTGAATGACTTTAGAAAGAATGCCAACATCAAGCTTTTTTTAATATCCATAAAAGCTGGCGGGGTAGGTCTCAATCTTATTGAAGCAGATTATGTCTTCATTTTAGATCCTTGGTGGAATCCTGCCGTTGAGCAGCAAGCAATTGATCGCTCTCACCGTATTGGTCAAACTAAGAGTGTTTTCATTTATAAATTTATCACAAAAGACTCTGTAGAAGAAAAAATACTGGCACTACAAAATCGGAAAAAAATTATTGCCGAACAACTCGTTACTACGGAAGAAAGTTTTGTAAAATCGTTATCTACTGAAGATATCAAGGAGCTATTAACATAA
- the trmB gene encoding tRNA (guanosine(46)-N7)-methyltransferase TrmB: MGKDKLRKFAEIATFANVLQLDEGKVMKGGWAKKHFGNDWPVVLELACGKGEYTVNLAKLFPEKNFIGIDYKGNRIWRGAKTALEEGISNVAFLRIQIETLLEYFASGEIDEIWITFPDPQPQLSREKKRLTSDKFLEKYNIVLKDGGFVNLKTDNDGLHAYTHHKILEWKLSVHSKTEDLYRSDLIDDVLAIKTYYEKKYLAHDKNINYLKFSFTGQ; this comes from the coding sequence ATGGGAAAAGATAAATTAAGAAAATTTGCCGAGATTGCAACGTTTGCCAACGTATTACAATTGGATGAAGGAAAGGTAATGAAAGGGGGGTGGGCAAAGAAACATTTTGGAAATGATTGGCCTGTGGTGCTTGAACTTGCGTGTGGCAAAGGAGAATATACGGTAAACCTTGCTAAACTTTTTCCCGAGAAGAATTTTATAGGGATAGACTATAAAGGTAATCGCATTTGGAGAGGAGCTAAAACAGCATTGGAAGAAGGTATTTCGAATGTTGCTTTTTTACGGATACAGATCGAGACGCTGCTCGAGTATTTTGCGTCAGGGGAAATTGACGAAATCTGGATTACTTTTCCTGATCCACAACCACAGTTGAGCAGAGAAAAAAAAAGGCTTACGTCTGATAAGTTTTTGGAAAAATATAACATTGTTCTTAAAGATGGTGGATTTGTTAATCTCAAAACGGATAATGATGGCCTGCACGCTTATACGCACCATAAAATACTAGAATGGAAATTATCTGTTCATAGTAAGACGGAGGACTTGTACCGCTCCGATTTAATCGACGATGTTCTGGCTATCAAAACTTACTATGAAAAGAAATATCTAGCACATGATAAGAACATCAATTACCTGAAGTTTTCTTTTACCGGGCAATAA
- a CDS encoding dipeptidase, with protein MKLKSLIICLVIWLNLPAQQKENPDYQEVLVDLHNDVLSETIMRGKDIAKRLTTGHTDIPRLKEGGVNVQFFSVWCDGEKAQPFRYANRQIDALYNVVKENGDYIMLAHNAQDIENGLRQHKIVAMIGVEGGHMIENRIDYIDSLYQRGVRYLTLTWNNSTDWASSAIDESNKKAKQKGLNDFGRKVIRHMNTLGMIVDLSHVGEQTFYDALEITTKPVFVSHSDVYAINPHYRNVKDGQIRAIAKNGGVIGVNFYADFLDPSYRRKLSVLYSKYVSETDSVNRPIDEKYRLLPAEAKQHLRPPLSLLVDHIDYLVKLVGIDHVAIGADFDGMSITPLELDDVSSYPNLVRALRQCGYSRQDVRKVLGENVLRVIKAQEQ; from the coding sequence ATGAAACTTAAATCGCTGATTATTTGCTTGGTTATTTGGCTGAACCTACCTGCACAGCAAAAAGAGAATCCCGATTACCAGGAAGTACTAGTGGATCTTCACAATGATGTTCTCTCCGAAACGATTATGAGGGGGAAAGATATTGCTAAACGATTAACAACAGGACATACTGATATTCCGAGATTGAAGGAGGGAGGGGTGAATGTTCAGTTCTTCTCTGTTTGGTGCGATGGCGAGAAAGCCCAACCTTTTCGGTATGCAAATCGGCAGATTGATGCGTTGTATAATGTTGTTAAGGAGAATGGCGATTATATTATGTTGGCACATAATGCCCAGGACATAGAAAATGGATTGCGACAGCATAAAATAGTAGCTATGATTGGCGTTGAAGGTGGGCATATGATAGAAAATCGTATAGACTATATTGATAGTTTATACCAACGAGGGGTACGTTACCTAACGCTTACTTGGAATAATAGTACAGATTGGGCTTCATCCGCGATCGACGAAAGTAACAAAAAAGCAAAGCAAAAAGGCTTAAACGATTTTGGAAGAAAAGTAATCAGGCATATGAATACATTGGGAATGATTGTTGATTTATCACATGTTGGAGAGCAGACATTTTATGATGCGCTGGAGATAACAACCAAACCTGTTTTTGTTTCGCATAGCGACGTATATGCAATAAACCCGCATTATAGAAATGTAAAGGATGGTCAAATTAGGGCTATTGCAAAAAATGGCGGTGTGATCGGCGTAAATTTTTATGCCGACTTTCTGGATCCGAGCTACCGGAGAAAACTTTCCGTACTTTATAGCAAGTACGTTTCGGAAACGGATAGCGTTAATAGGCCCATCGATGAAAAATATAGATTATTACCTGCCGAAGCTAAACAGCACTTGAGACCCCCTTTATCTTTATTGGTTGATCATATTGATTATCTAGTAAAACTAGTTGGGATTGACCATGTAGCGATAGGTGCAGACTTCGACGGAATGAGCATTACGCCACTGGAATTAGACGATGTGTCTTCTTACCCGAATTTAGTACGGGCGTTAAGGCAGTGTGGCTATAGCAGGCAAGATGTTCGTAAAGTGTTAGGTGAAAATGTGTTACGAGTGATAAAGGCACAGGAGCAATAA
- a CDS encoding class I SAM-dependent rRNA methyltransferase — MIEIILKKGKDKAAWQIHPWVFSGAIDQISGIPENGDIVMVLTIKREFIAYGCYSGESRVAVRLLEWSPNNEIDDDWWRKRVRTAVAARDMIFADGKTNTARLIFSEADFLPGLIADRFGDFISLQVLTAGIERVKAVIVDELGSLLKPKGIYQRHETTARAHEGLDVEGGVLLGEHPPTFVEVYENDIRYKINIAEGQKSGFYCDQRDNRLLVANYVHNKRLLDCFCYSGGFSLNALKMGAAEVYCVDSSALAIETLNQNMHLNQFEQNKYTAFQADVNKQLKKFRDNGDTFDMIVLDPPKYAPTRSSLNKAARAYKELNRLGLLLLKGGGLLATFSCSGAMDINTFKQILAWAALDAGKEIQFIRQFAQPEDHPVRASFPEGEYLKGLLCRVI; from the coding sequence ATGATTGAAATTATATTAAAAAAAGGAAAAGATAAGGCTGCATGGCAAATACATCCTTGGGTGTTTTCTGGTGCTATAGACCAGATAAGCGGTATTCCGGAAAATGGTGATATCGTGATGGTGTTAACAATCAAACGGGAATTTATTGCCTATGGTTGTTATAGCGGCGAATCACGGGTTGCTGTACGCCTACTGGAATGGAGCCCAAACAATGAAATTGATGATGATTGGTGGAGGAAAAGAGTACGGACGGCCGTAGCGGCCCGTGACATGATATTTGCTGATGGTAAAACAAATACAGCACGATTGATATTTAGTGAAGCTGACTTTTTGCCCGGACTGATTGCTGATCGTTTCGGCGATTTTATCTCACTACAGGTGTTAACCGCTGGAATTGAACGGGTAAAAGCGGTAATAGTGGATGAGTTGGGTAGCTTGTTGAAACCTAAAGGTATTTATCAGCGCCACGAAACAACAGCCCGAGCACATGAAGGGCTCGACGTTGAAGGTGGTGTGCTACTTGGAGAACATCCTCCGACATTTGTGGAGGTGTATGAAAATGATATACGGTATAAGATTAATATAGCTGAAGGACAAAAATCGGGCTTTTATTGTGATCAACGTGACAACCGATTGTTAGTGGCCAATTACGTACATAATAAACGGCTATTAGACTGCTTTTGCTACTCGGGTGGATTTAGCTTAAATGCACTTAAAATGGGGGCCGCTGAAGTATATTGTGTTGATAGCTCAGCCTTAGCTATCGAGACACTTAATCAAAATATGCACTTGAATCAATTTGAGCAAAATAAGTATACCGCTTTTCAGGCCGATGTTAATAAACAATTAAAGAAGTTTCGAGATAACGGCGATACTTTTGATATGATTGTTTTAGACCCTCCAAAATATGCACCCACTAGAAGTAGCCTCAATAAGGCGGCCAGAGCTTATAAGGAGCTGAATAGACTGGGGTTGCTCTTGCTGAAAGGTGGTGGGTTACTTGCTACTTTTTCTTGTTCGGGAGCAATGGATATAAATACGTTTAAGCAGATATTGGCTTGGGCAGCGCTGGACGCAGGAAAGGAAATACAATTTATTAGGCAGTTTGCTCAACCAGAAGACCACCCGGTAAGAGCTTCATTTCCTGAAGGAGAATATTTAAAAGGACTGCTATGTAGAGTGATATAA
- a CDS encoding family 20 glycosylhydrolase, protein MMEKMKFSTMVSLLLLFCLPMRTRAQDSLAIIPKPTHIQEKAGYFNYPEQAEVYASIDFHESAELLRAHPYIDFGEVHKLKSTKKLPGQGIFLLKADADDNLPKNAYRLVVDTDKIVVTAHEYQALLYGIATLEQIALTQSNGRLVPAVFIEDEPQFTYRGLMLDVSRHFYPLSFLKRYIDLMALYKLNTLHWHLTDGAGWRLEIKKFPELTSKAAWRSYPSWKDWWNNGRKYLDMGDPNAYGGFYTQEEARELVAYAASKGINIIPEIEMPGHSEEVLAVYPNLSCSGEPYKNAEFCIGNHETFTFLEGVLQEVLEIFPSTYIHIGGDEADKTAWKNCAKCQKVIKENNLENEEELQSYAIKKIETFLNDNGRKLIGWDEILEGGIAPEATVMSWRGEEAGIEAANAGHDVIMTPGGYLYFDSYQTNPIGQPEAIGGFLPIEKVYNYNPLSAAIAEDKRGHILGVQANVWTEYISTQEHVDYMVFPRALALAEVAWTSPDQKDWPDFQHRLQKHYLLMQRLGINYYRPAYDVRISTSFDAENKKNIVSITSEQDNPVIRYTTDGTEPDAMSTLYAEPFTLVNTATVKAAIFKDSVRFGNVQTFTADIHKGIGKKILYNNPWNEKYPAKFDSTLLNGQYGGVSYGDGEWQGFLGDFDVTLDFERREELHQVRLRFMQIAGPGVYIPSNVKLLASDDGKHFRELQTVVNDVPVTDSSLRFKTFRFDLKGRAARYIRIIGKNEMKGFLFTDEIVVY, encoded by the coding sequence ATGATGGAAAAGATGAAGTTCTCTACCATGGTATCCCTTTTGCTTTTATTTTGCCTTCCTATGCGCACACGCGCGCAGGATAGTCTGGCAATAATTCCAAAGCCGACACATATTCAAGAAAAGGCGGGCTACTTTAACTACCCTGAACAGGCCGAAGTATATGCAAGTATAGACTTCCACGAGTCTGCAGAACTTTTGCGCGCACATCCCTATATTGATTTCGGAGAAGTGCATAAACTGAAATCCACGAAAAAATTACCTGGTCAAGGTATCTTTTTATTGAAAGCCGATGCTGATGATAACCTGCCCAAAAATGCCTATCGTTTAGTCGTCGATACCGATAAAATAGTTGTTACGGCACATGAGTATCAAGCGCTGTTGTATGGCATTGCAACATTGGAACAAATAGCGCTCACACAATCTAATGGGCGACTAGTACCTGCCGTTTTTATTGAAGATGAACCTCAGTTTACCTATAGAGGGCTGATGTTAGACGTTTCCCGTCATTTCTATCCCCTATCTTTCCTTAAAAGATACATCGATTTAATGGCGCTGTATAAATTGAATACTTTACATTGGCACTTAACAGATGGAGCAGGATGGAGATTGGAAATTAAGAAATTCCCGGAACTCACCAGCAAGGCGGCATGGCGCAGCTACCCATCATGGAAAGATTGGTGGAACAATGGGCGTAAATATCTTGATATGGGAGATCCTAATGCCTATGGAGGCTTTTACACCCAAGAAGAGGCCCGCGAGTTGGTGGCTTATGCTGCTTCAAAGGGCATTAATATTATACCTGAAATAGAAATGCCGGGGCACAGTGAAGAAGTGCTTGCCGTTTATCCAAATCTTTCTTGCTCGGGAGAGCCTTATAAAAACGCTGAATTTTGTATAGGTAACCACGAAACTTTCACTTTCTTAGAAGGTGTGCTTCAGGAGGTGCTTGAAATTTTCCCTTCGACCTATATCCATATTGGTGGAGACGAAGCGGATAAAACAGCGTGGAAAAATTGTGCTAAGTGTCAAAAAGTTATTAAGGAGAATAATCTGGAAAATGAAGAAGAGCTACAAAGTTATGCGATTAAAAAGATAGAAACCTTTTTAAACGATAATGGGAGGAAGCTAATTGGGTGGGATGAGATATTAGAGGGAGGGATAGCTCCCGAGGCTACTGTGATGAGTTGGCGGGGGGAGGAGGCAGGAATTGAAGCGGCTAATGCAGGACATGATGTGATCATGACACCGGGAGGATACTTGTATTTTGATTCCTATCAAACAAACCCTATCGGGCAACCTGAAGCCATAGGTGGGTTCCTACCTATTGAAAAGGTATATAATTATAATCCATTGTCAGCAGCTATAGCAGAAGATAAGCGAGGACATATTTTAGGCGTGCAGGCTAATGTTTGGACGGAATATATATCCACGCAGGAACACGTAGATTACATGGTTTTCCCGAGAGCTTTGGCTTTGGCAGAGGTCGCTTGGACCTCTCCAGATCAAAAAGATTGGCCTGATTTTCAGCACAGGCTGCAGAAACATTATTTGTTAATGCAGCGTTTAGGGATTAATTATTATCGTCCTGCTTACGATGTGCGTATATCAACAAGTTTCGATGCTGAAAATAAAAAGAATATCGTAAGCATAACCTCTGAACAAGACAATCCGGTGATTCGTTATACAACAGACGGAACGGAACCCGACGCCATGTCTACATTGTATGCAGAACCGTTCACTTTGGTTAACACAGCAACAGTCAAAGCCGCGATTTTTAAAGATTCTGTTCGCTTTGGAAACGTGCAAACTTTTACCGCAGACATACACAAGGGTATCGGTAAGAAGATTTTGTACAATAATCCTTGGAATGAAAAATATCCTGCAAAATTTGACTCAACATTGTTAAATGGACAATATGGCGGAGTAAGCTATGGGGATGGGGAGTGGCAGGGTTTTTTGGGTGACTTTGACGTTACCTTGGATTTTGAACGAAGGGAAGAACTTCATCAGGTAAGACTACGCTTTATGCAAATAGCTGGCCCCGGAGTTTACATTCCAAGTAATGTTAAGTTATTAGCTTCGGACGATGGTAAGCACTTTCGCGAACTGCAAACGGTAGTTAATGATGTACCGGTTACTGATTCGTCATTGCGCTTCAAAACGTTTCGTTTTGACCTTAAAGGCCGCGCGGCCCGTTACATCAGAATTATAGGTAAGAACGAGATGAAGGGTTTTCTATTTACGGATGAAATTGTGGTGTATTAG
- a CDS encoding GDP-L-fucose synthase, with product MEKNDKIYIAGHRGMVGSAIHRKLKKEGFSNFILKTSQELDLRNQDAVAGFFAEEKPKYVFLAAAKVGGIVANNTYRADFLYENLAIQNNVIHQSFLNNVEKLMFLGSSCIYPKLAPQPLREDYLLTGPLEETNEPYAIAKIAGIKMCDAYRAQYGCNFISVMPTNLYGYNDNYHPENSHVLPALIRRFHEAKVSGSNKVTIWGSGFPLREFLFADDLADACFFLMEHYNDAHLINIGTGSDISIKDLAILIKKIVGFKGELVFDTSKPDGTPRKLMDVSKLRDLGWQHNIDLAKGITLAYEDFKKKYL from the coding sequence GTGGAAAAAAACGACAAAATATACATTGCTGGCCATCGAGGTATGGTAGGGTCAGCCATCCATCGTAAACTTAAAAAAGAAGGCTTTTCCAATTTTATTTTAAAAACCTCGCAAGAGTTAGACCTACGTAATCAGGACGCCGTTGCCGGTTTCTTTGCTGAGGAGAAGCCTAAATACGTTTTCCTAGCCGCGGCAAAGGTTGGGGGCATTGTTGCCAACAACACCTATCGCGCAGACTTCCTTTACGAAAACTTGGCCATCCAAAACAACGTCATCCACCAATCTTTTCTAAATAATGTAGAAAAACTCATGTTCTTAGGCTCCAGCTGTATATATCCCAAACTAGCTCCCCAGCCATTACGTGAAGATTATTTATTAACAGGGCCCTTGGAAGAAACCAATGAGCCTTACGCTATAGCAAAAATTGCAGGCATTAAAATGTGTGATGCTTACCGGGCGCAATACGGTTGTAACTTTATTTCTGTCATGCCTACAAACCTCTATGGTTATAATGACAATTACCACCCAGAGAACTCGCACGTGTTACCTGCACTTATACGTCGTTTCCATGAAGCAAAAGTTAGTGGGTCTAATAAGGTAACCATCTGGGGTTCAGGATTTCCCCTTAGGGAGTTTTTGTTTGCTGACGACCTGGCAGATGCCTGTTTTTTTTTAATGGAGCATTATAACGATGCGCACTTAATAAATATTGGAACCGGAAGCGATATCAGTATAAAGGATTTGGCAATTCTCATAAAAAAAATTGTCGGATTCAAGGGAGAATTAGTTTTTGACACATCAAAACCTGACGGAACTCCGCGTAAATTAATGGATGTAAGTAAACTTCGTGATTTAGGTTGGCAACATAACATCGATTTAGCCAAAGGTATAACATTAGCATATGAAGACTTTAAGAAAAAGTATCTTTGA
- a CDS encoding M20/M25/M40 family metallo-hydrolase has protein sequence MNKFALALAILFCLKVTAQTPENSKEIFNLINQDVLHNTEAYNNLKNATEQIGHRLTGSENGQKAEQYAYDLLQSYGLDEVTFQPFMADSWSRESLRFKIKKGSGDFEEIKAVSLAHSPEKVSLTGDIVDMGSGTEADYLADVEKAKDKIVLAYLGVLPDAKEGTKNLHRSEKTALAIKYGAKGVILYNTVPGGVLLTGTASVTGSLIPIPAICIGLEDGLALKENLVGKDQLTAAIDMTNHAGKITARNVVARIKGDGLPDEKIVIGGHLDSWDLATGAIDNGIGSFAVIDMARTLKKLDVRPKRTIEFVLFMGEEEGLLGSKAYVERAIADKSIDHIKYMLNYDMTNDPKSFQASTEESRALFESIGAEVKSIDTTFKNNFEARAGLHSDHQPFMLEGIPTGGGGDSYLSKDVLNCYHADCDSFDLVDKNGIKNTVRFNAMLAFGLANAGKITAKKLSDEEVKDLMIKNNLEEALRISGDWKW, from the coding sequence ATGAATAAATTTGCGCTCGCCCTAGCTATCTTATTTTGCTTAAAAGTTACTGCACAAACTCCTGAAAATAGCAAGGAGATATTTAATCTTATCAATCAAGACGTTCTCCATAATACCGAAGCCTATAATAATCTAAAAAATGCAACCGAACAGATCGGTCATCGGCTTACGGGTTCAGAAAATGGTCAAAAGGCCGAGCAGTACGCATATGATTTGCTTCAATCTTACGGTTTAGATGAAGTAACCTTTCAACCTTTTATGGCGGATAGTTGGAGTAGGGAGTCGCTCCGTTTTAAGATTAAAAAAGGGAGTGGTGATTTTGAAGAGATAAAAGCAGTCTCTTTAGCGCACTCTCCTGAAAAAGTAAGTTTAACAGGAGATATAGTTGATATGGGAAGTGGGACGGAAGCAGACTATCTGGCCGATGTGGAGAAAGCAAAAGATAAAATTGTATTAGCCTACCTAGGTGTTTTGCCTGATGCAAAAGAGGGTACGAAAAATCTCCACCGTTCGGAAAAAACGGCCTTGGCTATAAAGTACGGCGCAAAAGGAGTGATTTTATACAATACCGTTCCTGGGGGAGTTTTGTTAACAGGTACAGCCTCTGTAACAGGATCTTTAATACCAATACCGGCCATCTGTATCGGATTGGAAGATGGGCTTGCGCTTAAGGAGAACCTTGTTGGTAAAGATCAGTTAACCGCTGCAATAGATATGACTAATCATGCCGGTAAAATTACTGCAAGGAATGTAGTAGCACGGATAAAAGGAGATGGGTTACCTGACGAGAAAATTGTGATAGGTGGGCATTTGGATAGTTGGGACTTAGCTACGGGTGCAATTGATAATGGGATAGGGTCTTTTGCCGTGATAGATATGGCGCGTACCTTAAAAAAACTTGATGTTAGACCGAAAAGAACAATAGAGTTTGTGTTGTTTATGGGAGAGGAAGAAGGGTTATTGGGATCAAAGGCTTACGTTGAGCGAGCCATTGCTGATAAAAGTATTGATCATATTAAATATATGCTGAACTACGATATGACCAATGACCCGAAAAGCTTTCAGGCTAGTACCGAGGAGAGTAGAGCCCTGTTTGAATCGATCGGCGCAGAGGTGAAATCAATAGATACGACATTTAAAAATAACTTTGAAGCAAGAGCGGGATTGCACAGTGATCATCAGCCCTTTATGCTGGAAGGAATACCTACGGGTGGTGGCGGCGATAGTTATTTAAGTAAAGATGTGCTTAATTGCTATCATGCCGACTGTGATAGTTTCGACCTTGTAGATAAAAACGGAATAAAAAATACGGTAAGGTTTAATGCTATGCTGGCTTTTGGGCTAGCAAATGCCGGGAAGATCACAGCGAAGAAACTATCCGATGAGGAAGTTAAAGATCTTATGATCAAAAATAATCTGGAAGAAGCTTTGCGTATTTCTGGCGATTGGAAGTGGTAG